A region of the Dyadobacter sp. CECT 9275 genome:
CTGTTGCCAGCATAGCCGCAAATCTTGCCGATCAAACGGTCATTCCTTCCTATTCAACCCTCGATGCACAGATCAGCAAAAAGATTTCATCCATCAAGTCGATCATCAAAGTGGGAGGCACTAACCTCACAGGGAAGTTGTATACCACCGGCTGGGCCAACCCATCCGTAGGAGCCATGTATTATGTATCTATTACTTTTGACGAATTGCTGAATTAATTTGATTAACAATCGAAAAAAGTAACGATTCCCAGTTACAAGGGAGGCTGGGGCTCTGGCCTCCCTTTTATTTGGGCCCGAAGGAGAGATCTCCCGCATCACCCAGGCCGGGCACAATGTAATATTGTTCGTTTAATTTTTCATCCACAGCACCAAGCCACAGTCTGCATTGCGGCATTCTGCTCTGAAGAAAATTGACTCCTTCCGCACTGGCTATCACCGCTGCGATATGCGTTTGAGAAGGAATACCAAAACGGAGCAAGGCGTGGTATACCTTTTCCAGCGACCTCCCCGTAGCAAGCATAGGATCCATGAGTATCAGTGTTTTACCGGTAAGGTCAGGGCTGGTGATGTAATCCATCTCCACCTCGAAATCATCCTCGTCGCTGATATGATGCCCTCTGTATGCGCCGATAAAGGCATTGTCGGCGTGGTCAAAAATATTCAGGAAACCTTGGTGCAGTGGCAAACCTGCCCTGAGAATTGTACCCAGTACCACCGGCTGCAGCAAAGATCTCGACGAGGCTACTCCAAGTGGTGTTTCTACCTTTCCGGTACGAAAAGTAAGCGTTTTAGAAATTTCGTAAGCCAGCAATTCTCCAATTCGTTCAATATTACGCCTAAACCGCATTCTGTCCTTCTGACTGTTGAAATCACGTAATTCGGCCAAATAGTGGTCAGCAATAGAAGGTTTTTGGGAAAGTAAATACATAACTTTAAGGGTTTTTTAGGCTCAACTATGCAAGATAATACAAATTCATTGACGTAATTTGAAACATTTGTTTCCAGGATCGTCTGCAGGAATCCCAATATATGTGAAGAATCTACTTTTACAACCTATGTATCAAAGATTTAAAGAGTGGTTGTCGTTTTTATTTTTCGTACTGATTGCAACAACTTTTACCCAGGCTCAAAGTTCTTTTATACCACTCAATGACGACTACTACCACCTGATCGACAGACTTGAAATAAAAAGAGGAAAACTTTCTGAGGGGTTTCATTCCAATGTAAAGCCTTTCGAAAGAAAGGCGGTAGTTGCTCTGACAGACTCCATCCTGAGGGAAGGTAATGTTAAATTAACCTCCAGGGACTGGGAAACCATTGACTATCTCCGCGAGGATAGCTGGGAATGGACGGGCGGTTCCGCTGCAACGGACTCTGTCAGGTATAACAAACTGGCCAGGCTTGGATGGAGGAAATCACTTCCGGACGGCCAAAAGAGAAAGTTTTGGGAACATGCCGCAGACCTTTACGGAAAACACAATAAAGACTGGGACCTTCATTTCAATTTTGTTACTACAAACTTCATCGGTAAAGACAATGACTCCGATACCAGCCGTACCTTGTGGTTCACTGGCCGGGGTGTGGAGATCAGGGGAATGATCAACGACAAGCTGGGATTTTATACTTTTGTTTCAGACAATCAGGGACGGTTTCCAAGGTATGTAAGGGACTTTTCACCGCAGTACAGCTTCCCGGGTGAGGGCCTGGCCAAGTACACCAAAAACCAGGGAACCGATTTTCTCTCCGCAAGGGGATATATCACTTTTCGTCCGCTAAAAAGTGTCAATGTAAAATTCGGGCATGACTACAACGTGTTCGGAAGCGGTTACCGGTCTTTGATTTTATCGGATAACAGCAGCCCCTATCTCTTCCTGAGGCTGGATACCCAGCTGGGCCGTTTTCATTATACCAACCTGTGGACCAGCATGTTGGATAGTGACGTAAAGGATGGACTACGTGGCAAGAAATTCGGAGCCATTCACCATTTAAGTTTGAACCTGACCGACAAAATCAACCTTGGAATTTTTGAAGCGGAGGTATTCAGCAGGGATTCGGTCGGTGGTGGTTATGATCTTAACTATCTTAATCCGATTATATTTTACAGATATATCGAGTCCTATATAGGAAGCCAGGACAATGCGCTGTTAGGACTGGATTTCAGATGGCTGGTAGGGAAAAAAGCTTCTATTTACAGTCAGTTCATTCTCGACGAATTCCTGACCAGGTATATGTTCAACGGCAGTAAGTCGTGGACCAACAAGTACAGCTTTCAGCTGGGTACAAAATACGTTGACGCTTTCGGAATTCCCAACCTGGATATTCAGGCGGAATACAATCTGGTAAGGCCTTATACCTACTCCCACAAGGATTTGGGGCGCAACTATGCACATTACGGTCAGTCGCTCGCACACCCTTTGGGTGCCAATTTCAGAGAATTCGTTGGTATCGCACGTTACAAAGCTACTTCCCGGCTTTCTGTTTATGGTACATTGATGTTTGCCTCGCAGGGCAGGGATTCTCTTTTCACCGACAGGAGTTTCGGAGGTGATGTCATGAAAAGCTATGAACTGAGGTACACAGATGAAGGAAATAAGCTGGGGCAGGGTATCTCCACTAAAACGGCTTCGCTGGATCTGAGGCTCTCTTATTCACTCGCACATAATTTATTTCTGGACGGACGCCTGCTTGTTCGCAACGTAGCTTCACCAGAACCACGTTATGATGCCAGGACAAGTGTATTTTCGCTGGCTATTCGTTATAACATGGCTTACCGGCAACAGACTTACTGACAACTACATTTTAAAAGATCCTGGTCTTTTAAAAAATATCTGTTCATTCACATGACTTCAACAATTGAAACCGACCCACATCAGATCAAGGATTTAATTCACCTGGCACTGCTGGAAGACATCGGTGACGGAGATCATTCTTCTTTATCCTGTGTACCCGAAGGTGCTACAAAAAGGGCCCGTTTGCTCGTAAAACAAGACGGTATACTGGCCGGTGTGGAAGTAGCCCTGATTATTTTTGAAGAAACCGCCAGACAATATGGCCACAAACCGCTTGAAATTAAAGTGTTACTTCCAGACGGTTCCGAAGTCAAAAAGGGCGACGTGGTATTAACGGCTGAAGGAAGCGCCAGACTGATCCTGAAAGCGGAGAGGCTGGTACTGAACATCATGCAGAGAATGAGCGGTATTGCAACCTATACACGCCAGATGGCGGCGCTGGTCAGCGATTTACCTGTAAAGCTGCTCGATACACGCAAAACCACTCCCAATTTCCGGCTGTTTGAAAAAATGGCAACAAAAATCGGAGGGGCCGTCAACCATCGGATGGGACTCTACGACATGATCATGCTAAAAGATAACCATGTTGATTATGCGGGTGGGATAGAACAGGCCATTCTGAGAAGCAATGAATATCGGAAAAAAACGGGAAAGTCGCTTAAGATCGAAATAGAAACCAGGAATCTGAACGAGGTAGACGAGGTATTGAGAGTGGGGAAAGTGGATATCATCATGCTGGATAATTTTAACCTGGCAGATTTAAGCGAAGCCGTGAAGCGGATCGCAGGAAGATTTGAAACCGAAGCATCGGGAAACATTACAGAAAAAACACTTCGTGAAGTAGCGCTTACGGGCGTCGACGGGGTTTCGAGCGGTGCACTCACACACCAGGCCCGAAGCCTTGACCTGAGCCTGAAGGCCTTCTGAGCCTTAAACCCCCAACAAGCGTATGCAAATACTTTTAAAGCTGGCATACGCTTTTTCTCCTGCGGAATACCTTGCTTCTGCGTTTATTTTTTGCTGTATCTTCTTCCCTGCTTCATTAAAAGCGCAGGAGCCACCCCGGCCTGAAATTGATATCAATACCTTCATTCAGAACCTCCTGCCAATTCCAACAGAAGATGCGGATTATACAGATGTGTATGAAGCTCTTTTTCAGCTGTACACCAATCCGCTAGACCTTAATCAAGCCACTCGTGACGAGTTATCCGCGGTTTTTGTATTATCAGAAATTCAGCTAAATGCATTTATCGATTACAGGGAAAAATCAGGGGCCCTGCTCTCTCTTTATGAGCTACAGGCCATCCCCGGCTTTGACCTTACAACCATTGGCAAGCTGCTTCCATTTGTGACCGTTGAGCCACGGCAAATCACACTGAGAGAATCCTTCAAGAATCCTACCCAGCATTTTCTGCTGCTGCGTTCAGCAAAGTTACTGGAGCAACAGAAGGGATATTCCTCTTTGGACTCTACTTCACGGTCGGCCACCCGGTATGCCGGTAAACCATGGAACGGTTATGCCAGATACCGTTATGCCCGCGCCGGAGTTTACAGCCTGGGTTTCACTTTTGAGAAAGACGGAGGAGAAGTTTTTTGGGACTGGAAGCCTAAGAACCAGATTTTCGGGATCGATTTTACTTCCTTTCATGCCCAGATTATGAACAGGGGGCAGCTTAAAAACTTAATCATTGGTGACTTTCAGATGCAGGCTGGGCAGGGCTTGGTGATGGCAGCCGGCTTTTCACTGGGGAAAGGCTCCGAGGTGATCCGGACGACGTATCGTAGTACTCTGGGACTCAAACCTTACACTTCTGTTCTGGAAGCCAATTTTTTCCGTGGCATGGCAGCCACTTTTGCCTTTCACAGCCAATTGGAAATGACAACCTTTTACTCCCTTACCCGCCGTGACGCCAGTCTGGATAATACAGCGGATGATCCAGACGCGGTTGTTGTTTCCTCCCTGCTGGTTTCGGGGTACCATCGTACGGCTGCCGAGCGTGCCAAACACGGAACCATTCCTGAACAAAATGCAGGGCTACATTTTATTTATAAAATGCCCTCCCATAACGGCCAGCTGGGACTTACGATACTAAATACCCACTACGGAACTTCACTCCGCAAAAAAGATGTACCCTATAACCGCTTTGAATTCACAGGCAACAATAACCTGATCTTTGGTTTACACGGTGATTATCACTGGCAGAATTTCCATTTTTTTGGTGAAGCCGCACGCTCCCAGAGCGGAGGTACCGGGGCTGTCGGCGGATGGATAGCTGGCCTAGGGAAGACGCTGGATTTCACCATGTTGTTTCGCCGCTACGATAAAGATTTCCACTCCCAGTATGGAAACGCTCTGGCAGAAGCGACCCGCCCTATCAACGAAACCGGTATGTACTGGGGACTTCGTTATATGCCGAACCGGAAATGGCAGTTCAGCGGGTTTTATGATTACTTCAGATTCCCCTGGCTGAAGTATCAGGTGAATGCCCCGTCGGACGGTCATGATATTTTTCTTCATTCCTTATGGAAACCCAGCAAAAAATTGAACACCTATTTGCTGTTTCATGAAAAACACAAACAGCGAAATGCCCCGGAAAGTGATGCTAATGTTATTCCGGTGGTCAACTCGGTCAGGCGGACAATTATGTTTAATCTTGAATATGAAATACCGCTGAAGTATGCTATCCGGACACGTGTTCAATATGGTGACCTCCGTTATGAAGGCGGCTCCAAATCAGCAGGTTTTACTGTAGTTCAGGACGTCACCCGGCATTTTCCAAAATTTGAAATCAGTGCCCGGATTGCCTTTTTCAAAACAGACAATTATGATTCGCGCCAGTATGTTTACGAAAAAGATATGTTATACGCCTTTACCATTCCTGCATATTACGATACAGGAACGCGGCATTACCTGATCTTGAAATATAATCTGTCCAAAAAAATGAAAGTCTGGGTTCGCTGGTCGCAAACCAGGTACAGTAATCTGGAAAAAATCAGTTCGGGACTCAGTGAGATTCAGGGAGATACCCGAAGTGAAGTAAAAATGCAGATGATGTATCAGTTTTGAGTAACTATTTTTGCAGCACTTTTGAAATCCCGCATCATGCCCGTTCATAAATCAGACGCTTTAAAAAAATATTTTGGATACGATTCTTTCCGT
Encoded here:
- the upp gene encoding uracil phosphoribosyltransferase translates to MYLLSQKPSIADHYLAELRDFNSQKDRMRFRRNIERIGELLAYEISKTLTFRTGKVETPLGVASSRSLLQPVVLGTILRAGLPLHQGFLNIFDHADNAFIGAYRGHHISDEDDFEVEMDYITSPDLTGKTLILMDPMLATGRSLEKVYHALLRFGIPSQTHIAAVIASAEGVNFLQSRMPQCRLWLGAVDEKLNEQYYIVPGLGDAGDLSFGPK
- a CDS encoding capsule assembly Wzi family protein, with the protein product MYQRFKEWLSFLFFVLIATTFTQAQSSFIPLNDDYYHLIDRLEIKRGKLSEGFHSNVKPFERKAVVALTDSILREGNVKLTSRDWETIDYLREDSWEWTGGSAATDSVRYNKLARLGWRKSLPDGQKRKFWEHAADLYGKHNKDWDLHFNFVTTNFIGKDNDSDTSRTLWFTGRGVEIRGMINDKLGFYTFVSDNQGRFPRYVRDFSPQYSFPGEGLAKYTKNQGTDFLSARGYITFRPLKSVNVKFGHDYNVFGSGYRSLILSDNSSPYLFLRLDTQLGRFHYTNLWTSMLDSDVKDGLRGKKFGAIHHLSLNLTDKINLGIFEAEVFSRDSVGGGYDLNYLNPIIFYRYIESYIGSQDNALLGLDFRWLVGKKASIYSQFILDEFLTRYMFNGSKSWTNKYSFQLGTKYVDAFGIPNLDIQAEYNLVRPYTYSHKDLGRNYAHYGQSLAHPLGANFREFVGIARYKATSRLSVYGTLMFASQGRDSLFTDRSFGGDVMKSYELRYTDEGNKLGQGISTKTASLDLRLSYSLAHNLFLDGRLLVRNVASPEPRYDARTSVFSLAIRYNMAYRQQTY
- the nadC gene encoding carboxylating nicotinate-nucleotide diphosphorylase, with translation MTSTIETDPHQIKDLIHLALLEDIGDGDHSSLSCVPEGATKRARLLVKQDGILAGVEVALIIFEETARQYGHKPLEIKVLLPDGSEVKKGDVVLTAEGSARLILKAERLVLNIMQRMSGIATYTRQMAALVSDLPVKLLDTRKTTPNFRLFEKMATKIGGAVNHRMGLYDMIMLKDNHVDYAGGIEQAILRSNEYRKKTGKSLKIEIETRNLNEVDEVLRVGKVDIIMLDNFNLADLSEAVKRIAGRFETEASGNITEKTLREVALTGVDGVSSGALTHQARSLDLSLKAF
- a CDS encoding ComEA family DNA-binding protein, producing the protein MQILLKLAYAFSPAEYLASAFIFCCIFFPASLKAQEPPRPEIDINTFIQNLLPIPTEDADYTDVYEALFQLYTNPLDLNQATRDELSAVFVLSEIQLNAFIDYREKSGALLSLYELQAIPGFDLTTIGKLLPFVTVEPRQITLRESFKNPTQHFLLLRSAKLLEQQKGYSSLDSTSRSATRYAGKPWNGYARYRYARAGVYSLGFTFEKDGGEVFWDWKPKNQIFGIDFTSFHAQIMNRGQLKNLIIGDFQMQAGQGLVMAAGFSLGKGSEVIRTTYRSTLGLKPYTSVLEANFFRGMAATFAFHSQLEMTTFYSLTRRDASLDNTADDPDAVVVSSLLVSGYHRTAAERAKHGTIPEQNAGLHFIYKMPSHNGQLGLTILNTHYGTSLRKKDVPYNRFEFTGNNNLIFGLHGDYHWQNFHFFGEAARSQSGGTGAVGGWIAGLGKTLDFTMLFRRYDKDFHSQYGNALAEATRPINETGMYWGLRYMPNRKWQFSGFYDYFRFPWLKYQVNAPSDGHDIFLHSLWKPSKKLNTYLLFHEKHKQRNAPESDANVIPVVNSVRRTIMFNLEYEIPLKYAIRTRVQYGDLRYEGGSKSAGFTVVQDVTRHFPKFEISARIAFFKTDNYDSRQYVYEKDMLYAFTIPAYYDTGTRHYLILKYNLSKKMKVWVRWSQTRYSNLEKISSGLSEIQGDTRSEVKMQMMYQF